One genomic region from Anopheles bellator chromosome 2, idAnoBellAS_SP24_06.2, whole genome shotgun sequence encodes:
- the LOC131208789 gene encoding dedicator of cytokinesis protein 3, with translation MIWSPTSNKHGVAIHNWHGDVTHGLALDVGDCVEILEETTYWFRGTCPRKPRKVGLFPKSYIHLKDLSKVDQVVAECTLVLREWSEIWKRLFVEREEYKFTSLRKVMLALLESRRELLSATLTQDQTYELQMKVISKIDWGNRKLGLDLVPRLGTLAVDPQKIGIVSLHQVHVNSAENAKAASNRGTLRRKAGKKIHTHHLYFCMRDFGHRIGDDAEIYLYLYDGNTNRMRALSERFLVRIARDGFSTYVEASHNCTIFTDLGTSDLNQDLYLIANVMRVGKMLHSESVKKGDKLTAMAHAYRRPYGVGVLPLNDIVQFDYSVESEEKEFSFKIFQCEEKDYHQLHELIIKKASGKFQPINASPQGQYGLVVSMKLLHGELGQAKLEQPMLFQGTAITKKIGFPDVIMPGDVRNDLFLTLERGEFERVGISTAKNIEVTALVLDENGRVVQECIAIASGSPLQAHYRSMVLYHNNSPAWNETVRMFVPIDKFSKAHVRFEFRSCSTRDKSDPKLFGFSFARLMEPGGATIADGAHELYVYKCEDILKVQPNVYLRLPCSATDRQSLGDSPSPYHRSSKEAFYVRTILCSTKLTQNGDLLSLLQWRNRPEGIQDSLQRVLRLHNEELIKFLQDVLDALFALFSTDDGNSTPHSGLVFHVLVNIFSLMQSSKFQHFKPVMDAYIRDHFAAPLVYQGLLSSVQHLADWLTTTDNLEPIVQCFCSLEFIFKLIIQSRKLFAHASGGQYEDKFKNDLFSVFTSLNGMLTVPSTVQILATQEALLSNAGVVFEQLRTIITRPELETLVRAMLDAVPKDAQPPLVQAKLKSIKDMVSGQLFQDDELRSVILGIACKHLRIHLARRDELRLCTDILAEVLIKLYEARAKAGEKPSNAIHHDLDTLFGAIFPILLQTINVLSNGGNENLVCSLFAVKLGLLQLLDESHYQRMWDRQSGASPGGSNTGSCTSGGGKELRDFIQQCLAIFKDMLEQDWIIFSKDWLVMKMAANDVVRRTLEELAKPLVYRFLGPQSFDSQLWWSYFSVAVIFLTQPSLQIEQYHETRRRKILSTHGDMRVMMGFQILSMWAQLGEHKLHFIPSMVGPFLEVTLVPEPALRKATFTVFYDMMQCEQVSRGSFRLVESELIDKLDLLISENKGDDEYRELFSTMEQLCLALLERVQTENPSWRESGIAFISSVTRLLERLLDYRSVMQGDENRDKRMTCTVNLLNFYNDEINRKEMYVRYIYKLLDLHLGAENYIEAGLTLKLYSDMLSWDSEHVSDDSNGPREWEQKEKIYKNIISYFDKGKCWEKGIPLCKELAMFYERKRFDYNRLSDVLVQEAKFFQNILTQLRPEPEYFRVGYYGTGFPSFVRNKQFIYRGLEYERIGAFIQRLQTEFPTAQILDKKQYPPDSSILNSPEQRFHVVNVRPIADPYHLKSAKVTVPEKISKYYEVNDVTRFQYDRPVHKGTVDKDNEFKSLWIVRTIYETAQPLPGILRWFEVSKTSVHELTPVEFACETIANVNKELSDLIVQYRLDPKRNLNPFTMRLQGSVDANVNGGFSKYQDAFFSERFAKSTEGRDQSVHVQRLKRLIFEQMQILRQALELHRSLASDQVLPLHNRLSEAFLELEKATSEWKTNINIPTKPLPPLPIGQPVTSGTPIGGQPLSGKLSTNGQEPAYFPEDYDGTYMSVNKKALSLSGIIPMAALTSSPVPQIPPRDSMGATGGVGSPTAPPLPPRGHTPDKRSSNPMPFTEYVEQQQAQQQQSLPGKGRPKKYSLYEISFNDSGNYGSPRSLSEFKSAFNRDSGISTSTQELNNLNGGGSTVGAPVPVQTPQQQHYHQPVAIDGVGSHEEYNIVANGNTQPNRGHQKTNSNPEAYQAITMGGGGAIGQPPPPPIPPKSTMLHHQHSMPAVMVAASSNSLNNNTTHYASAHHHHPVHHHQRNQSLNLSTNSSSDGEQLSLNDISPAPPPFNDNFSDSFSDECDNPQAKVVAPVPPPQAHSPRSMVGTASAGFLLNGGSGSGAGSEILEMGSITTTTTTTTIISLRRDDEDEIFY, from the exons AAAACTGGGCCTCGATCTAGTGCCACGCCTTGGAACCCTGGCCGTTGATCCTCAAAAAATCGGCATCGTCTCGCTACATCAGGTGCACGTCAACAGTGCAGAAAATGCCAAAGCAGCATCG AACCGTGGCACCCTGCGGCGGAAGGCGGGCAAAAAGATTCACACGCACCATCTGTACTTTTGCATGCGCGACTTTGGCCACCGGATCGGGGACGATGCGGAGATCTACCTTTACCTGTACGACGGCAACACGAACCGGATGCGGGCACTGTCGGAGCGCTTTCTGGTGCGCATCGCGCGCGATGGCTTCTCGACGTACGTCGAGGCGAGCCACAACTGCACCATCTTCACTGACCTGGGCACATCGGATCTGAACCAGGATCTCTACCTGATCGCGAACGTGATGCGTGTCGGTAAGATGCTGCACTCGGAGTCGGTGAAAAAGGGCGACAAACTGACGGCGATGGCGCACGCGTACCGGCGGCCGTACGGTGTTGGAGTGTTGCCGCTGAACGATATCGTCCAGTTCGATTACAGCGTCGAGTCGGAGGAGAAGGAATTTAGCTTCAAGATCTTTCAGTGTGAGGAGAAGGACTACCATCAGCTGCACGAGTTGATCATCAAGAAGGCGAGTGGAAAGTTTCAACCGATCAACGCCAGCCCCCAGGGCCAGTACGGGTTGGTGGTATCGATGAAGCTGCTCCACGGTGAGCTGGGCCAGGCGAAGCTAGAGCAACCGATGCTCTTCCAGGGAACGGCCATTACCAAGAAAATAGGCTTCCCAGACGTGATCATGCCGGGGGACGTGCGGAACGATCTGTTCCTTACGCTTGAGCGGGGCGAGTTCGAACGCGTCGGTATTAGCACGGCCAAGAATATCGAAGTAACTGCGCTGGTGCTGGACGAAAATGGGCGCGTGGTCCAGGAGTGCATAGCGATCGCCTCCGGAAGTCCGCTGCAGGCGCACTACAGATCGATGGTGCTGTACCACAACAATTCACCCGCGTGGAACGAAACCGTCCGGATGTTCGTGCCGATCGATAAGTTCAGCAAAGCACACGTCCGGTTCGAGTTTCGCAGTTGCTCGACGCGAGACAAATCGGATCCGAAGCTGTTCGGGTTTAGCTTTGCGCGGCTCATGGAACCGGGCGGTGCAACGATCGCGGACGGAGCCCACGAGCTGTACGTGTACAAGTGTGAGGACATTCTGAAGGTGCAACCGAATGTCTATCTACGCCTGCCGtgctcggccaccgatcgacagTCGCTGGGTGATTCGCCTTCACCCTACCATCGCAGCTCGAAGGAAGCCTTCTACGTCCGAACGATCCTTTGCTCCACGAAGCTGACGCAAAACGGGGATCTTTTGTCGTTGCTCCAGTGGCGCAATCGGCCGGAAGGCATTCAGGACTCGCTACAGAGGGTACTGCGCCTGCACAACGAGGAATTGATCAAATTCCTGCAGGACGTACTGGACGCACTGTTTGCACTGTTCTCTACGGACGACGGCAACAGTACACCTCATTCCGGGCTCGTGTTCCACGTACTAGTCAACATCTTCAGCTTGATGCAGAGCAGCAAGTTCCAGCACTTCAAACCGGTCATGGATGCGTACATTCGGGATCACTTTGCGGCGCCACTCGTTTACCAGGGGCTGCTATCGTCGGTGCAACATTTGGCCGATTGGCTGACTACCACCGACAACCTCGAACCGATCGTACAGTGTTTCTGCTCGCTAGAGTTCATCTTCAAGTTGATCATACAGTCGCGCAAATTGTTTGCACACGCGTCCGGCGGTCAGTACGAGGACAAGTTTAAGAATGATCTGTTTTCGGTGTTTACCTCGCTGAACGGCATGCTAACGGTGCCAAGCACGGTGCAGATTCTGGCCACCCAGGAAGCACTGCTCAGCAATGCAGGGGTGGTGTTCGAACAGCTTCGCACGATCATCACACGGCCGGAGTTGGAGACTCTCGTGAGAGCGATGCTGGATGCAGTCCCGAAGGATGCCCAGCCGCCGTTGGTACAGGCGAAGCTGAAATCGATCAAGGATATGGTGTCGGGCCAGCTGTTTCAGGACGACGAATTGCGCTCGGTCATCTTGGGCATCGCGTGCAAGCATCTGCGCATACACCTGGCAAGGCGCGACGAGCTACGGCTGTGTACGGATATTCTCGCCGAGGTGCTGATCAAACTGTACGAAGCGAGAGCCAAAGCGGGTGAAAAGCCATCAAATGCCATCCACCACGATCTGGACACACTGTTCGGGGCCATCTTTCCGATACTGCTGCAAACGATCAATGTGCTGAGCAACGGGGGCAACGAGAATCTGGTGTGTTCACTGTTTGCGGTGAAACTGGgactgctgcagctgctggacgAATCGCACTATCAGCGCATGTGGGACAGGCAAAGTGGTGCCAGCCCGGGAGGATCAAACACTGGCAGCTGCACGTCGGGTGGTGGGAAGGAACTGCGCGATTTCATCCAACAATGCCTGGCGATCTTCAAGGACATGCTCGAGCAGGACTGGATAATCTTCTCCAAAGACTGGCTGGTCATGAAGATGGCGGCCAACGATGTGGTGCGGCGCACCCTCGAGGAGCTAGCGAAGCCGCTCGTGTACCGCTTCCTGGGACCACAGTCATTCGATTCGCAGCTCTGGTGGTCGTACTTCAGTGTTGCCGTCATCTTCCTCACGCAACCATCGCTGCAGATCGAGCAGTACCACGAAACAAGGCGGCGCAAGATACTCAGCACGCACGGTGACATGCGCGTCATGATGGGCTTTCAGATTCTGAGCATGTGGGCCCAGTTGGGTGAACATAAGCTACACTTCATACCGTCGATGGTGGGGCCGTTTCTAGAGGTTACCCTTGTGCCTGAGCCGGCACTCCGCAAGGCAACCTTTACCGTATTCTACGACATGATGCAGTGTGAACAG GTTTCTCGCGGATCGTTCCGGCTGGTAGAAAGTGAGCTGATCGACAAATTGGACCTGCTGATTAGTGAAAACAAGGGTGACGATGAGTACCGGGAGCTGTTCAGCACCAT GGAGCAATTGTGTCTGGC TCTGCTGGAGCGAGTGCAAACGGAAAACCCTTCGTGGCGTGAATCTGGCATCGCCTTCATCTCATCCGTTACGCGGCTCCTCGAACGGCTGCTCGACTACCGTAGCGTGATGCAGGGCGACGAGAACCGCGACAAACGGATGACCTGCACGGTGAACTTGCTCAACTTCTACAACGACGAAATAAACCGGAAGGAGATGTACGTCCGGTACATCTACAAACTGCTCGATCTGCACCTGGGCGCCGAGAACTACATCGAGGCCGGGCTAACACTGAAACTATACTCCGACATGCTGTCGTGGGACAGTGAACACGTTTCGGACGATTCGAATGGTCCGCGCGAGTGGGAACAGAAGGAGAAAATctataaaaat ATCATCAGCTATTTCGACAAGGGAAAGTGCTGGGAGAAGGGCATCCCCCTGTGTAAGGAGCTGGCCATGTTCTACGAGCGCAAACGCTTCGACTACAACCGGCTGAGCGATGTGCTGGTGCAGGAGGCCAAATTCTTTCAAAACATTCTCACCCAACTgcgaccggagccggagtaCTTTCGGGTTGGTTACTACGGAACCGGCTTTCCATCGTTTGTTAGG AACAAGCAATTCATCTACCGCGGGCTGGAGTACGAGCGGATCGGTGCGTTCATCCAGCGACTGCAAACCGAGTTCCCGACCGCGCAGATCCTGGACAAGAAGCAGTACCCACCGGACAGCTCGATTCTGAACTCGCCCGAACAGCGGTTCCACGTCGTGAACGTGCGTCCGATCGCCGACCCGTACCACCTGAAGAGTGCCAAGGTGACCGTGCCGGAGAAAATCTCCAAATACTACGAGGTGAACGATGTGACGCGCTTCCAGTACGATCGGCCCGTTCACAAGGGCACCGTCGACAAGGACAACGAGTTTAAGTCTCTCTGGATCGTACGGACGATCTATGAAACGGCCCAGCCACTGCCGGGCATACTGCGTTGGTTTGAGGTTAGCAAGAC CTCGGTGCACGAACTAACGCCGGTCGAGTTTGCGTGCGAAACCATCGCCAACGTCAACAAAGAACTGTCCGATCTGATCGTCCAGTATCGGCTCGATCCGAAGCGTAATCTGAACCCGTTCACGATGCGCCTGCAGGGTTCGGTCGATGCGAACGTCAACGGTGGTTTCAGCAAGTACCAGGATGCGTTCTTTTCCGAGCGATTCGCCAAATCGACCGAGGGGCGCGATCAGAGTGTTCACGTGCAGCGCCTGAAGCGACTCATCTTCGAGCAGATGCAGATTTTGCGGCAGGCACTCGAGCTTCACCGTAGTCTCGCCTCGGACCAGGTGCTACCGTTGCACAACCGTCTGTCGGAAGCGTTCCTCGAGCTGGAGAAGGCCACGTCCGAGTGGAAGACGAACATTAACATTCCGACCAAACCGCTGCCACCGCTTCCGATCGGTCAACCGGTCACATCCGGTACGCCGATCGGTGGGCAACCACTCAGTGGCAAGCTGTCGACGAACGGGCAGGAACCGGCGTACTTCCCGGAGGACTACGATGGAACGTACATGTCGGTGAACAAAAAGGCACTCTCGCTGTCCGGCATCATACCGATGGCTGCGCTCACTTCTTCACCCGTACCGCAGATTCCGCCGCGCGACAGCATGGGAGCCACCGGGGGGGTTGGATCCCCGACGGCACCTCCGTTGCCCCCGCGTGGCCACACACCCGACAAGCGGAGCTCCAATCCGATGCCATTCACCGAATacgtcgagcagcagcaggcacagcaacagcaaagcCTCCCCGGCAAGGGTCGACCGAAGAAGTACTCGTTGTACGAGATATCGTTCAACGACAGTGGCAACTACGGCAGTCCGCGCAGTTTGAGTGAGTTCAAGAGTGCTTTCAATCGCGATTCCGGTATCTCCACCAGCACGCAGGAGTTGAACAATTtgaacggtggtggttccaCGGTGggcgctccggttccggtccagactccacagcagcaacattacCACCAGCCAGTAGCCATCGACGGTGTAGGGTCGCACGAGGAGTACAATATTGTGGCTAATGGAAACacgcaaccgaaccggggtCACCAGAAAACGAACTCTAACCCGGAAGCGTACCAAGCCATAACGatgggtggcggtggagctATCGgacaaccgccgccgccaccgattcCACCGAAATCGACCATGCTGCATCATCAGCACTCGATgccggcggtgatggtggccgccagTAGCAACAGCCTCAACAACAATACCACTCACTACGCATCagcgcaccaccatcatcccgtccaccaccaccagcgcaaCCAGTCGCTTAATCTGAGCACCAACAGCTCTTCCGACGGGGAGCAGCTGAGCCTGAACGACATCAGTCCGGCTCCGCCACCGTTTAACGATAACTTTAGCGATTCCTTCAGCGACGAGTGCGACAATCCGCAGGCCAAAGTCGTAGCTCCGGTTCCGCCACCGCAAGCACACAGTCCCCGGAGCATGGTGGGCACTGCGAGTGCGGGTTTTCTACTAAACGGTGGCAGCGGTAGCGGTGCGGGGTCAGAAATCCTTGAGATGGGCTCGATCACAacgaccaccacgacgaccacaATCATTTCGCTGCGGcgcgacgatgaggacgagaTTTTCTATTGA
- the LOC131208792 gene encoding pre-mRNA-splicing factor RBM22 yields MAMSKTTNTYNRQNWEDSEFPILCQTCLGDNPYVRMIKERYGKECKICTRPFTIFRWCPGARMRFKKTEICQTCSKLKNVCQTCLLDLEYGLPTQVRDAALKIQDKIPESDVNKEFYIQNIEAQLKAGGDNTVAAGAVGKSLAASDMLAKLARTAPYYKRNLPHICSFWVKGECKRGEECPYRHDKPVEPDDPLSEQNIRDRYYGRNDPVADKLMKRAASIPTLDPPEDKTITTLYVGNLGDHLTEVDIRDNFYHYGEIRSVSLVPRQQCAFVQYTKRAAAELAAEKTFNKLILGGKKLTIKWAHSQAKSTAYAQQSSTPRGSGGVGGSRIFDPVPGLPGQLPLPPNPTDYFNLQASEMAVLPPGMKIHQLPPGLIPGAPSYASMYQQQGQGPGTAGGSGKPGTSGGSTQGMMHPPSLPGMQQSQQLHYPSQDPARLGALKK; encoded by the exons ATGGCGAtgtccaaaacaacaaacacttaCAATCGGCAGAACTGGGAAGATTCG gAATTTCCGATTCTTTGTCAAACATGCCTCGGTGACAATCCCTACGTCCGGATG ATTAAAGAGCGGTACGGCAAGGAGTGCAAAATCTGTACCCGCCCTTTCACCATCTTCCGCTGGTGTCCCGGTGCCCGGATGCGTTTCAAAAAGACGGAAATCTGCCAAACATGCAGCAAACTGAAGAACGTCTGCCAAACCTGTCTGCTGGATCTCGAGTACGGTCTGCCGACGCAGGTGCGCGATGCGGCGCTCAAGATACAGGACAAGATACCCGAAAGCGATGTGAACAAAGAGTTTTACATCCAAAACATTGAGGCACAGCTTAAGGCGGGCGGTGATAATACGGTCGCCGCCGGTGCGGTGGGTAAATCGTTAGCGGCCAGTGATATGCTGGCAAAGCTggcgcgcaccgcaccgtactACAAACGCAATCTACCTCATATTTGCTCGTTCTGGGTGAAGGGCGAATGCAAACGGGGCGAAGAGTGTCCGTATCGGCACGACAAACCAGTCGAACCCGACGATCCGCTTTCGGAACAGAACATACGCGATCGGTATTATGGACGTAACGATCCGGTGGCAGACAAGCTGATGAAGCGTGCCGCTTCCATTCCGACGCTGGATCCACCGGAAGATAAAACCATCACCACGCTATATGTGGGCAACTTGGGCGACCATCTAACGGAGGTGGACATACGGGACAACTTCTACCATTACGGCGAGATTCGGTCGGTTTCACTCGTGCCACGCCAGCAGTGCGCCTTCGTGCAGTACACGAAGCGCGCCGCGGCCGAGCTGGCGGCGGagaaaacattcaataaaCTCATTCTCGGCGGCAAGAAGCTCACCATCAAATGGGCACACTCGCAGGCCAAGTCGACGGCTTACGCCCAGCAAAGTTCCACGCCACGGGGGtctggtggtgtcggtgggAGCCGAATCTTCGACCCCGTCCCTGGCCTGCCCGGACAGCTACCATTACCGCCAAACCCGACCGATTACTTTAACCTGCAGGCATCGGAGATGGCCGTGCTGCCGCCCGGCATGAAAATACACCAGCTGCCGCCTGGTCTCATTCCCGGAGCACCCAGTTACGCTTCAATGTATCAGCAACAAGGACAAGGGCCAGGAACGGCTGGTGGCAGTGGGAAACCCGGTACTAGTGGAGGATCAACGCAAGGCATGATGCATCCCCCGTCGCTGCCAGGCATGCAGCAATCGCAACAGCTGCACTATCCCAGCCAGGATCCGGCCCGGTTAGGGGCCCTGAAGAAGTAA
- the LOC131208791 gene encoding transmembrane and coiled-coil domains protein 2 isoform X1: MTTATMEMLTTATTTTMTPGTGNSVASVASTAVASSSGGSGGYGVGGLEDTMRHPAASMDYSNLSGVGPLIEELDGVNVTTVSQHSNDSMERIAGGISQQPGGGGGAPVHVSGHHQKGHSRGSSAPLAYDRITTKIACTKELIRKEQEARDANVNEYLKLAANADKQQLARIKAVFEKKNQKSANTISQLQKKLESYNKRYKDLQQTQQKQQQQQAQQQQAQQQHQHQQQMAAAAQHDATASGGQLQQSGGGHHQTGGGGSQTLPSNLQQHLAITAGPGGPGFLQPREMLRDVGQGLRNVGGNIRHGVTGLSATVISKPRKFAHLIRNKFGSADNINQLTATWYTGTGGAGADGELSGMDMSGTDGQQTSTPSGQHHGQHHHHHHHHQHHHHPTSTSDSEGRRQGSAQPQPGGTTGGQRQQSAAGGKYSEHDSECSSVTSDSIPLGSDKHHRLSCSQRCVHYKALGEVRDEQQKQKERLERLELLQKDVSELSMSLENERYRADRLEEQINDLSELHQNERENLKQAIADLEEKVQYQSDERLRDVNEILENCQTRIAKMEQLSQQQYVTVEGIYNSNARAVVVKLINVVLTVLQVILLLVATAAGIIVPFLKTRFRVLTTLVCTIMLFVIVRQWPDVRDTGVHLLRILRSQVVSDDAA, from the coding sequence atGACAACGGCGACAATGGAAATGCTAACGAcggcaacaacgacgacgatgacgcctGGGACGGGCAATTCTGTGGCGTCCGTTGCCAGTACGgcagtggccagcagcagcggtggtaGCGGTGGTTACGGTGTCGGCGGCTTGGAGGACACGATGCGTCACCCGGCGGCTTCGATGGACTACAGCAATCTGTCCGGCGTGGGGCCGCTGATCGAAGAGCTGGACGGAGTAAACGTAACGACCGTGTCCCAGCACAGTAACGATTCGATGGAGAGAATCGCCGGCGGAATTTCCCAACaacccggcggcggaggaggcgCACCGGTGCACGTATCGGGCCACCATCAGAAGGGCCACTCCCGGGGGAGCAGTGCACCGCTGGCGTACGACCGGATCACGACGAAGATCGCCTGCACAAAGGAGCTGATCCGGAAGGAGCAGGAAGCGCGCGATGCCAACGTTAACGAGTATCTGAAGCTGGCGGCGAACGCGGACAAGCAGCAGCTCGCACGCATCAAGGCGGTGTTTGAGAAAAAGAACCAGAAAAGTGCAAACACCATTTCGCAGCTCCAGAAGAAGCTCGAATCGTACAACAAGCGCTACAAGGATCTGCAGCAAACccagcagaagcaacagcagcaacaggctcagcagcaacaggctcagcagcagcaccagcaccagcagcagatggccgccgccgctcaacacgacgccaccgcctccggtggccagcTACAGCAatcgggcggcggccaccatcagACGGGGGGCGGTGGGAGCCAAACACTGCCATCGAACCTTCAGCAGCACCTGGCGATTACGGCGGGCCCGGGTGGGCCTGGTTTTCTGCAGCCGCGCGAAATGCTGCGCGACGTGGGGCAAGGGTTGCGGAATGTCGGTGGCAACATCCGGCACGGCGTAACCGGCTTGTCGGCGACTGTGATATCAAAACCGCGCAAATTCGCGCACCTCATCCGCAACAAGTTTGGGAGCGCGGACAACATCAACCAGCTGACCGCCACCTGgtacaccggcaccggtggtgccggcgcCGACGGTGAACTGTCCGGGATGGATATGAGCGGCACCGACGGACAGCAGACGTCTACGCCGAGTGGTCAGCACCACGggcagcatcaccatcaccatcaccaccatcagcaccatcaccatccaaccagcaccagcgacaGTGAAGGCCGGCGGCAGGGAAGCGCTCAGCCGCAGCCGGGGGGCACAACGGGCGGTCAACGGCAACAGAGTGCGGCCGGTGGCAAGTACAGCGAGCATGACAGCGAGTGTAGTAGCGTCACCAGCGACAGCATACCGCTCGGTTCGGACAAACACCACCGGCTGAGCTGTAGCCAGCGGTGCGTGCACTATAAGGCCCTGGGCGAGGTGCGGGACGAGCAACAAAAGCAGAAGGAGCGTCTCGAGCGGCTCGAACTACTCCAGAAGGACGTGTCGGAGCTCTCGATGTCGCTGGAGAACGAACGGTATCGGGCGGACCGGCTCGAGGAGCAGATTAACGATCTGTCCGAGCTGCACCAGAACGAGCGCGAAAATCTGAAGCAAGCGATCGCCGACCTCGAGGAGAAGGTTCAGTACCAGAGCGACGAGCGGTTGCGGGACGTCAACGAGATCCTCGAAAACTGCCAGACGCGCATCGCCAAGATGGAGCAACtgtcgcagcagcagtacgtCACGGTCGAGGGCATCTACAACTCGAACGCccgggccgtcgtcgtgaagCTCATCAACGTGGTGCTGACCGTGCTGCAGGTAATACTGCTcctggtggcgacggcggccggtaTCATTGTGCCATTTCTGAAAACCCGCTTCCGGGTGCTCACGACGTTAGTCTGCACGATCATGCTGTTCGTCATCGTGCGCCAATGGCCGGATGTGCGCGATACCGGCGTGCACCTGTTACGCATCCTGCGCAGCCAGGTTGTGAGTGATGATGCTGCGTAA
- the LOC131208791 gene encoding transmembrane and coiled-coil domains protein 2 isoform X2 yields MTTATMEMLTTATTTTMTPGTGNSVASVASTAVASSSGGSGGYGVGGLEDTMRHPAASMDYSNLSGVGPLIEELDGVNVTTVSQHSNDSMERIAGGISQQPGGGGGAPVHVSGHHQKGHSRGSSAPLAYDRITTKIACTKELIRKEQEARDANVNEYLKLAANADKQQLARIKAVFEKKNQKSANTISQLQKKLESYNKRYKDLQQTQQKQQQQQPREMLRDVGQGLRNVGGNIRHGVTGLSATVISKPRKFAHLIRNKFGSADNINQLTATWYTGTGGAGADGELSGMDMSGTDGQQTSTPSGRRQGSAQPQPGGTTGGQRQQSAAGGKYSEHDSECSSVTSDSIPLGSDKHHRLSCSQRCVHYKALGEVRDEQQKQKERLERLELLQKDVSELSMSLENERYRADRLEEQINDLSELHQNERENLKQAIADLEEKVQYQSDERLRDVNEILENCQTRIAKMEQLSQQQYVTVEGIYNSNARAVVVKLINVVLTVLQVILLLVATAAGIIVPFLKTRFRVLTTLVCTIMLFVIVRQWPDVRDTGVHLLRILRSQVVSDDAA; encoded by the exons atGACAACGGCGACAATGGAAATGCTAACGAcggcaacaacgacgacgatgacgcctGGGACGGGCAATTCTGTGGCGTCCGTTGCCAGTACGgcagtggccagcagcagcggtggtaGCGGTGGTTACGGTGTCGGCGGCTTGGAGGACACGATGCGTCACCCGGCGGCTTCGATGGACTACAGCAATCTGTCCGGCGTGGGGCCGCTGATCGAAGAGCTGGACGGAGTAAACGTAACGACCGTGTCCCAGCACAGTAACGATTCGATGGAGAGAATCGCCGGCGGAATTTCCCAACaacccggcggcggaggaggcgCACCGGTGCACGTATCGGGCCACCATCAGAAGGGCCACTCCCGGGGGAGCAGTGCACCGCTGGCGTACGACCGGATCACGACGAAGATCGCCTGCACAAAGGAGCTGATCCGGAAGGAGCAGGAAGCGCGCGATGCCAACGTTAACGAGTATCTGAAGCTGGCGGCGAACGCGGACAAGCAGCAGCTCGCACGCATCAAGGCGGTGTTTGAGAAAAAGAACCAGAAAAGTGCAAACACCATTTCGCAGCTCCAGAAGAAGCTCGAATCGTACAACAAGCGCTACAAGGATCTGCAGCAAACccagcagaagcaacagcagcaacag CCGCGCGAAATGCTGCGCGACGTGGGGCAAGGGTTGCGGAATGTCGGTGGCAACATCCGGCACGGCGTAACCGGCTTGTCGGCGACTGTGATATCAAAACCGCGCAAATTCGCGCACCTCATCCGCAACAAGTTTGGGAGCGCGGACAACATCAACCAGCTGACCGCCACCTGgtacaccggcaccggtggtgccggcgcCGACGGTGAACTGTCCGGGATGGATATGAGCGGCACCGACGGACAGCAGACGTCTACGCCGAGTG GCCGGCGGCAGGGAAGCGCTCAGCCGCAGCCGGGGGGCACAACGGGCGGTCAACGGCAACAGAGTGCGGCCGGTGGCAAGTACAGCGAGCATGACAGCGAGTGTAGTAGCGTCACCAGCGACAGCATACCGCTCGGTTCGGACAAACACCACCGGCTGAGCTGTAGCCAGCGGTGCGTGCACTATAAGGCCCTGGGCGAGGTGCGGGACGAGCAACAAAAGCAGAAGGAGCGTCTCGAGCGGCTCGAACTACTCCAGAAGGACGTGTCGGAGCTCTCGATGTCGCTGGAGAACGAACGGTATCGGGCGGACCGGCTCGAGGAGCAGATTAACGATCTGTCCGAGCTGCACCAGAACGAGCGCGAAAATCTGAAGCAAGCGATCGCCGACCTCGAGGAGAAGGTTCAGTACCAGAGCGACGAGCGGTTGCGGGACGTCAACGAGATCCTCGAAAACTGCCAGACGCGCATCGCCAAGATGGAGCAACtgtcgcagcagcagtacgtCACGGTCGAGGGCATCTACAACTCGAACGCccgggccgtcgtcgtgaagCTCATCAACGTGGTGCTGACCGTGCTGCAGGTAATACTGCTcctggtggcgacggcggccggtaTCATTGTGCCATTTCTGAAAACCCGCTTCCGGGTGCTCACGACGTTAGTCTGCACGATCATGCTGTTCGTCATCGTGCGCCAATGGCCGGATGTGCGCGATACCGGCGTGCACCTGTTACGCATCCTGCGCAGCCAGGTTGTGAGTGATGATGCTGCGTAA